The DNA sequence AGGGCAGGTCCTGCGCCGGGCCCCCGGAAACGGATCGCCGTGGACGTGGCCAGGTGTGGTCGTTTCCGGGCCGTCCCGCCGGCGCGGCTGTCTGGATACCGGCCTCGCGAGCCCCCCGGCGGGGCTGCGGACACAGCTCCGCCAGGGGACGTTACGACTGTTCGGGCCGAACGGACAGGACCACGCCCCCGCTACCACTGACGGTTCAGAGGATCTTGATTCCGGTGACGCTGACCCCACCCGGGTGATTCGGCCAGGTGAAGACGGTCCACTTGTTGATCGGGGTGTCGGGCTGCCACCTTCCGTCCCCGTGCCACTGGACCCGGTTGTTGCCGGTCGAGATCTTCGTGATCCACCAGCCCCTGGCGAATTCCAAGGTTCCGGCGTTGGCGTAACACAAGGTCTGGGTGGGTCCCAGGGTCGGG is a window from the Streptomyces capillispiralis genome containing:
- a CDS encoding beta/gamma crystallin domain-containing protein, which encodes MNQAAKRVVLSALTTVVAATSLTLATTTQASAIGKVPCSTGEFLHIDIHPTLGPTQTLCYANAGTLEFARGWWITKISTGNNRVQWHGDGRWQPDTPINKWTVFTWPNHPGGVSVTGIKIL